A single window of [Clostridium] hylemonae DSM 15053 DNA harbors:
- a CDS encoding 2-isopropylmalate synthase: MEDRKVYLDKHSNLLQLEEHMYPLVDVEKPNVFRNLFHYDEIPKIAFNDRIVPHSMPDEIWITDTTFRDGQQSRAPYSTEQIVTMYDYFHRLSGPKGKIRQCEFFLYSGKDRDAVYKCLERGYEFPEVTSWIRASRKDFELVKEIGLKETGILVSCSDYHIFYKLKMTRREAMEHYLSVIRECLETGIRPRCHLEDITRSDIYGFVIPFCLELMHLMEEYKIPIKIRVCDTMGYGVNYPGAVIPRSVPGIIYGLRVHAGVPSSLIEFHGHNDFYKAVSNSTTAWLYGASGVNCSLFGIGERTGNTPLEAMVFEYAQIRGTLDGMDTTAITELAEYYEKEIGYRVPSRTPFVGRNFNVTRAGIHADGLLKNEEIYNIFDTEKFLNRPALVAVSNTSGLAGIAHWINTYYRLRKDEQVDKSSELVAMVKAWVDREYEDGRVTVLTDEELTGVIETACKQLGICLK; this comes from the coding sequence ATGGAAGACAGGAAAGTATATCTTGATAAACATTCAAATCTGCTGCAGCTGGAGGAGCATATGTATCCGCTTGTGGACGTGGAAAAACCGAATGTGTTCCGCAACCTTTTTCATTATGATGAGATACCGAAGATCGCGTTTAATGACCGTATCGTGCCGCACAGCATGCCGGATGAGATATGGATCACGGATACGACTTTCCGGGACGGGCAGCAGTCACGGGCTCCTTACAGTACAGAACAGATCGTGACCATGTACGATTATTTTCACAGGCTGAGCGGACCGAAGGGGAAGATCCGGCAGTGTGAGTTTTTCTTATACAGCGGCAAAGACCGGGACGCTGTGTACAAATGTCTTGAACGGGGGTATGAGTTTCCGGAAGTGACGAGCTGGATCAGGGCCAGCAGGAAAGACTTTGAACTTGTAAAAGAGATCGGGCTGAAAGAGACGGGCATTCTCGTAAGCTGCTCTGACTATCATATTTTTTACAAGCTGAAGATGACGAGGCGGGAGGCAATGGAACATTATCTGTCCGTGATACGCGAGTGCCTGGAGACGGGGATCCGTCCGCGCTGTCATCTGGAGGATATCACAAGATCAGATATTTATGGTTTCGTCATTCCGTTCTGTCTTGAGCTGATGCATCTGATGGAAGAATATAAGATACCGATCAAGATCCGCGTGTGCGATACGATGGGTTACGGGGTGAACTATCCGGGGGCTGTGATTCCCCGCTCTGTTCCGGGAATCATCTACGGCCTGCGCGTCCATGCCGGCGTGCCGAGCAGTCTCATAGAGTTCCACGGGCACAATGATTTTTACAAGGCGGTCAGCAATTCAACAACGGCATGGCTGTACGGGGCAAGCGGCGTAAACTGTTCTTTGTTTGGCATAGGGGAGAGGACCGGGAACACGCCTCTGGAGGCGATGGTATTTGAGTATGCCCAGATCCGGGGGACGCTGGATGGGATGGATACGACAGCCATCACGGAGCTGGCAGAATATTACGAGAAAGAGATCGGATACAGGGTTCCCTCCAGGACGCCCTTTGTCGGGAGAAATTTTAATGTGACACGAGCCGGAATTCATGCAGACGGGCTCTTGAAAAATGAAGAGATTTATAATATATTTGATACGGAGAAGTTTTTAAACCGGCCGGCGCTCGTGGCCGTATCCAACACGTCGGGCCTTGCGGGCATCGCCCACTGGATCAATACATACTACCGGCTGCGAAAGGATGAGCAGGTGGATAAAAGTTCTGAACTTGTGGCGATGGTAAAAGCGTGGGTCGACAGGGAATATGAGGACGGCCGCGTCACTGTTCTGACTGACGAGGAACTTACAGGCGTCATAGAAACGGCCTGTAAACAGCTTGGAATATGTCTTAAATAA
- a CDS encoding GntR family transcriptional regulator, whose amino-acid sequence MEEYQDRSLRGRVFQKLREDILSGVYKEHDELREITLGETLGVSRTPVREALRQLELEGLVTIVPNKGAYVTGITQKDVHDIYKIRSMLEGLCAHWATEHITDRQIEELEEIILLSEFHLGKKGSEQAEQVSELDGKFHKVLYEASDSRILEHVLSDFHKYVQMARTMSVGAKERAEKSIEEHRAILEAIKLKDADRAERLANAHIMKVMENLHIEE is encoded by the coding sequence ATGGAAGAGTATCAGGACAGGTCTCTGCGGGGCAGGGTTTTCCAGAAGCTGAGGGAGGATATCCTCTCCGGCGTGTATAAAGAACACGATGAACTGCGGGAGATCACGCTTGGGGAGACGCTGGGGGTCAGCAGGACGCCGGTCCGGGAGGCGCTGCGGCAGCTCGAACTGGAAGGGCTTGTGACGATCGTTCCGAACAAGGGAGCATATGTCACCGGGATAACACAGAAGGATGTGCACGACATCTACAAAATACGTTCTATGCTGGAAGGTCTGTGCGCTCATTGGGCGACAGAGCATATTACGGACAGGCAGATAGAAGAGCTGGAAGAGATCATCCTGCTGTCGGAATTTCATCTCGGAAAGAAAGGAAGCGAGCAGGCAGAGCAGGTGAGCGAACTGGACGGAAAGTTCCATAAAGTCTTGTATGAAGCGTCGGATAGTCGTATACTGGAACATGTATTATCTGATTTTCACAAATACGTGCAGATGGCGAGAACGATGTCCGTAGGCGCAAAGGAAAGGGCGGAAAAGTCCATAGAGGAACACCGCGCGATACTCGAGGCGATCAAGCTTAAGGATGCCGACAGGGCGGAACGGCTTGCCAACGCGCATATTATGAAAGTGATGGAAAACCTTCACATAGAGGAGTAA
- a CDS encoding NADP-dependent isocitrate dehydrogenase has translation MAKIKMATPIVEMDGDEMTRILWQMIKENLLEPFIELNTEYYDLGLEHRNETDDQVTVDSANATKKYKVAVKCATITPNAARMEEYDLKEMWKSPNGTIRAILDGTVFRAPIVVKGIEPCVKNWKKPITIARHAYGDVYKGTEMKIPGEGKVELVYTAKDGSKSRELVHDFTGAGIVQGMHNVNESIESFARSCFNYALDIGQDLWFATKDTISKKYDHTFKDIFQEIFEEEYENKFKEAGITYFYTLIDDAVARVMKSEGGYIWACKNYDGDVMSDMISSAFGSLAMMTSVLVSPEGYYEYEAAHGTVQRHYYKHLKGEETSTNSVATIFAWSGALRKRGELDGSRELMEFADRLEKATIDTIEEGKMTKDLALITTVEKPVVLNSEEFIKAIAEKLA, from the coding sequence ATGGCAAAAATCAAGATGGCAACACCAATCGTAGAGATGGACGGGGACGAGATGACAAGAATCCTCTGGCAGATGATCAAGGAGAATCTGCTGGAACCGTTTATTGAATTAAATACAGAATACTACGATCTCGGCCTTGAACACAGGAATGAGACAGACGATCAGGTGACGGTCGACTCTGCAAATGCGACGAAGAAGTATAAAGTGGCTGTAAAATGCGCGACCATCACACCGAATGCCGCCCGTATGGAGGAATACGATCTGAAAGAGATGTGGAAGAGCCCTAACGGAACGATCCGTGCTATCCTTGACGGTACTGTATTCCGCGCTCCGATCGTAGTCAAAGGGATCGAGCCGTGTGTGAAGAACTGGAAAAAGCCGATCACAATTGCAAGACATGCGTACGGAGACGTCTACAAAGGTACGGAGATGAAGATCCCGGGCGAGGGAAAAGTAGAACTCGTATATACGGCCAAAGACGGATCGAAGAGCAGGGAACTCGTACATGATTTCACCGGCGCGGGTATTGTACAGGGGATGCACAATGTCAATGAGTCGATAGAGAGTTTTGCGCGGAGCTGCTTTAATTATGCACTCGATATCGGGCAGGATCTCTGGTTTGCCACAAAGGATACGATCTCTAAAAAATATGACCATACATTCAAGGACATTTTCCAGGAGATCTTTGAGGAAGAGTACGAGAACAAATTTAAAGAGGCTGGCATTACATATTTTTACACGCTGATCGACGATGCGGTGGCCCGCGTCATGAAGTCAGAAGGCGGCTATATATGGGCGTGCAAGAATTACGACGGGGATGTGATGAGCGATATGATATCGTCTGCATTCGGTTCTCTTGCCATGATGACATCTGTCCTTGTATCGCCGGAAGGATACTATGAATACGAGGCGGCACACGGCACCGTTCAGAGACATTATTATAAACATCTGAAGGGCGAAGAGACATCCACAAACTCCGTGGCCACCATATTCGCATGGTCCGGCGCGCTCAGAAAGCGCGGAGAGCTGGACGGCAGCAGAGAGCTTATGGAATTCGCCGACAGACTGGAAAAAGCGACCATAGACACGATAGAAGAGGGAAAAATGACAAAAGACCTGGCACTCATCACGACCGTGGAGAAACCAGTGGTGTTAAATAGTGAAGAATTTATAAAGGCAATAGCAGAAAAACTCGCATAG
- a CDS encoding flavodoxin family protein, which produces MKILMINGTMQKGSTYTIGKMFIERTASEEDSVKELFLPKDMPEFCRGCAVCIRQDEKKCPDYLIYMRRITEMIDEADLLVFTSPVLVYHVSGQMKALLDHYGYRWMVHRPDASMFRKQAVCITTAAGAGMKKALRDMTDSLRYWGVARIYTYGVAVGGGIDDTNREKIETAVHNLAEKIEHDASKVTPGLRVRILFYIMRFMQKRTGTTETDKNYWEEKGWLGRNRPWK; this is translated from the coding sequence ATGAAGATACTGATGATCAACGGAACCATGCAGAAGGGCTCCACATATACGATTGGAAAGATGTTTATTGAGAGGACAGCGTCTGAGGAAGATTCAGTTAAGGAACTGTTTCTTCCGAAAGATATGCCGGAATTCTGCCGCGGCTGCGCGGTGTGTATCCGCCAGGATGAAAAGAAGTGTCCGGATTATCTCATATATATGCGGCGGATCACAGAGATGATAGACGAAGCAGATCTGCTCGTGTTCACGTCACCTGTTCTGGTGTACCATGTGTCAGGGCAGATGAAAGCACTTCTGGATCATTACGGTTACCGGTGGATGGTACACCGCCCGGACGCATCCATGTTTCGCAAGCAGGCTGTCTGTATCACAACAGCAGCGGGCGCCGGAATGAAAAAGGCGCTGCGGGACATGACGGACAGTCTCAGATACTGGGGGGTGGCCAGAATATATACGTACGGCGTCGCTGTAGGTGGCGGGATAGACGACACGAACAGAGAGAAGATAGAGACAGCGGTCCATAATCTTGCCGAAAAAATAGAGCATGATGCGTCGAAAGTTACGCCGGGACTGCGGGTAAGGATTCTGTTCTATATCATGAGATTTATGCAGAAACGAACAGGCACGACAGAAACAGACAAGAACTATTGGGAAGAAAAAGGATGGCTTGGAAGAAACCGTCCATGGAAATAA
- a CDS encoding helix-turn-helix domain-containing protein, with protein MQINIISVKAAIDYIESNLAGKLDLEIVANAVHYSKYHLHRVFIDTVGLTIHDYVQRRRLTEAAKLLVFSDKPIIEIALTAGYKSQQSFTTVFKHMYKKTPNQYREAEEFYPLQLTYILNDNPTKTSTDIDWQADIVYAVENDIPAWMDLLCLVVDGFPYLNEDEYLERLKQSVQKKQALIMKDKNIIIGAMIFNNAAGSIDFLGIHPQYRKNDIAKAFLQKVRGELLTDVPISITTFREGDKADTGYRKVFRQLGFSEAELLIEFGYPTQKFILQKQNHLSLPGL; from the coding sequence ATGCAGATCAACATTATAAGTGTAAAAGCAGCAATAGACTACATTGAAAGCAATTTAGCCGGCAAACTGGATTTGGAAATAGTAGCCAATGCGGTCCATTATTCCAAGTATCATCTGCACCGTGTGTTTATAGACACAGTCGGTCTGACAATTCATGACTATGTGCAGCGGCGCAGATTGACTGAAGCTGCTAAACTGCTTGTGTTCTCCGATAAACCTATTATTGAGATCGCTTTGACCGCGGGTTACAAAAGTCAGCAGTCATTTACCACTGTATTTAAGCACATGTACAAAAAAACTCCAAACCAGTATCGAGAGGCAGAGGAGTTTTACCCATTACAGCTTACATATATTCTGAATGATAATCCCACAAAGACCAGCACAGATATTGATTGGCAGGCAGACATTGTTTATGCTGTGGAAAACGATATTCCGGCCTGGATGGATCTGCTTTGTCTTGTTGTAGATGGTTTTCCTTACTTGAATGAAGATGAATATTTGGAGCGGTTAAAACAAAGTGTCCAAAAAAAGCAGGCGCTCATAATGAAAGACAAAAATATTATCATCGGCGCAATGATATTTAACAATGCGGCAGGGAGCATTGATTTCTTAGGAATACACCCGCAATACAGAAAAAATGATATTGCCAAAGCTTTTTTGCAAAAGGTAAGGGGTGAACTCTTGACCGATGTTCCGATAAGTATTACAACTTTCAGAGAGGGCGATAAAGCCGACACCGGATATAGAAAAGTATTCCGGCAATTAGGCTTTTCCGAGGCAGAACTGCTCATAGAGTTTGGTTATCCCACACAAAAGTTCATTCTGCAAAAACAAAATCATCTGTCATTGCCTGGTCTGTAA
- a CDS encoding ABC-F family ATP-binding cassette domain-containing protein produces MILACHGISKAFGEDVIVRDASFHIEDYEKAALVGPNGAGKSTILKMMVGELPADAGEVILTKGKTLGYLAQHQEMTGGNTIYEEVRTAKADIIETERQIRTIELELKHLEGDALKARLDTYNRLTAAFERANGYAYESEITGVLKGLGFDESDFAKSVDTLSGGQKTRVSLGKLLLTKPDILLLDEPTNHLDLNSIAWLETYLLNYQGAVLIVSHDRYFLNRVVTKVLEIELGTLSVYMGNYSQYAEKKKMIRDAKLKEYMNQQQEIKHQEAVIEKLRSFNREKSVKRAESREKMLSKLQPVEKPKETNTEIHLSLEPSCISGNDVLSVEHLGKSFPSQRLFSDVSFEIKRGEHVAVIGDNGTGKTTLLKILNNVVPADSGTFTLGTNVEIGYYDQEHHVLHMDKTIFEEISDDYPHLTNTQIRNMLAAFLFTGDDVFKMIGDLSGGERGRVSLAKLMLSEANFLILDEPTNHLDITSKEILEKALNDYTGTVLYVSHDRYFINETATRILDLVNQTFVNYIGNYDYYLEKKEELTAVYAGSGQSEDLSRAQEAVSESKLSWQEQKEAQAKERKRQNDLKKTEERITALEERDTEIDILMTQEEVYTNSVQCQELAAEKAAIHTELEELYIRWEELAD; encoded by the coding sequence ATGATACTGGCATGTCACGGAATAAGTAAAGCATTTGGAGAAGATGTCATCGTAAGAGATGCGTCTTTTCATATAGAAGACTATGAGAAAGCCGCCCTCGTAGGGCCAAACGGCGCCGGAAAATCGACCATACTGAAAATGATGGTCGGCGAGCTTCCGGCTGACGCCGGAGAAGTCATACTCACAAAAGGAAAGACGCTCGGCTATCTGGCACAGCACCAGGAAATGACAGGCGGCAATACTATATATGAAGAGGTGAGGACGGCAAAGGCGGATATCATCGAGACCGAACGCCAGATACGCACGATCGAACTGGAATTAAAGCATCTCGAAGGAGATGCTTTAAAAGCGCGCCTTGACACATATAACCGTCTGACCGCTGCCTTTGAGCGGGCCAACGGCTATGCCTATGAAAGTGAGATCACCGGGGTTTTAAAAGGTCTCGGGTTTGACGAATCGGATTTTGCCAAGAGCGTTGACACACTGTCCGGAGGGCAGAAAACCAGGGTCTCTCTCGGCAAGCTTCTTTTGACAAAGCCTGACATTCTTCTTCTGGATGAGCCGACGAACCATCTGGACCTCAACTCCATCGCATGGCTTGAAACCTATCTGTTAAATTATCAGGGCGCCGTACTTATCGTCTCACATGACCGTTATTTTCTGAACAGAGTCGTGACGAAGGTGCTTGAGATCGAACTTGGCACACTCTCCGTCTACATGGGCAATTACAGCCAGTATGCCGAGAAAAAAAAGATGATACGGGACGCGAAGCTGAAAGAATATATGAACCAGCAGCAGGAGATCAAACATCAGGAGGCAGTGATCGAAAAGCTCCGCTCCTTTAACCGGGAGAAATCTGTCAAACGGGCCGAAAGCCGCGAGAAAATGCTATCCAAACTGCAGCCGGTCGAAAAACCAAAGGAGACGAACACAGAGATACATCTGTCGCTGGAGCCGTCCTGCATCAGTGGAAATGATGTGCTGAGCGTGGAGCATCTGGGCAAGTCCTTTCCGTCCCAGCGTCTGTTTTCCGATGTCAGCTTTGAGATAAAAAGAGGCGAACATGTTGCCGTCATCGGTGACAACGGAACGGGCAAGACGACGCTTCTTAAGATACTGAACAACGTAGTGCCTGCCGACAGCGGGACCTTTACGCTCGGAACCAATGTAGAGATAGGATACTATGATCAGGAACACCACGTGCTCCACATGGACAAGACGATCTTTGAAGAGATCTCCGACGACTATCCGCATCTCACAAACACGCAGATCCGCAATATGCTGGCCGCCTTCCTCTTCACAGGCGACGACGTGTTCAAGATGATCGGGGACTTAAGCGGCGGCGAGCGGGGACGTGTGTCACTGGCCAAGCTCATGCTCTCGGAAGCAAATTTTCTCATCCTCGACGAGCCGACCAACCATCTCGATATTACGTCCAAGGAGATTCTGGAAAAAGCCTTGAACGATTACACCGGCACTGTGCTTTATGTGTCGCATGACCGGTACTTTATCAACGAGACGGCCACAAGAATCCTTGACCTCGTGAATCAGACCTTTGTCAATTATATTGGGAATTACGATTACTACCTTGAAAAGAAAGAAGAGCTTACCGCCGTATATGCCGGATCCGGGCAGTCTGAAGATTTATCCCGGGCGCAGGAGGCCGTGTCCGAATCTAAACTGAGCTGGCAGGAACAAAAGGAAGCCCAGGCGAAGGAACGGAAACGCCAGAATGATCTGAAAAAGACAGAAGAACGGATCACTGCTCTGGAAGAGCGCGACACTGAGATAGACATCCTCATGACACAGGAAGAGGTATACACGAATTCCGTACAATGTCAGGAGCTGGCGGCAGAGAAAGCCGCAATCCACACAGAGCTTGAAGAATTGTATATAAGATGGGAAGAGCTGGCTGATTGA
- a CDS encoding redox-sensing transcriptional repressor Rex — translation MEEREISQAVIRRLPRYYRYLGELLENGVERISSNDLSKRMKVTASQIRQDLNNFGGFGQQGYGYNVKYLYTEIGKILGLEEDHNIVIIGAGNLGQALANYAAFEKRGFILKGIFDVNPRLNGVSIRGVPIRMMDELKDFVQNNNVEIAVLTIPKEKAIEVANMLVENGVRAIWNFAHTDLNLPDHIIVENVHLSESLMRLSYNISRYNDEHSGKK, via the coding sequence GTGGAAGAAAGAGAAATCTCTCAGGCGGTGATACGCAGGCTGCCAAGATATTACAGATATTTGGGGGAACTGCTGGAAAACGGGGTCGAAAGAATCTCCTCCAACGATTTGAGCAAGAGAATGAAAGTTACTGCATCTCAGATTCGTCAGGACCTTAACAATTTCGGCGGTTTCGGACAGCAGGGATACGGTTACAATGTAAAGTATTTATATACAGAGATAGGCAAGATTCTCGGTCTGGAGGAAGACCACAATATTGTCATCATCGGAGCAGGTAATCTGGGACAGGCGCTTGCCAATTATGCGGCTTTTGAAAAAAGAGGGTTTATCTTAAAGGGCATTTTCGATGTGAACCCGAGGCTGAACGGTGTTTCGATCAGAGGCGTGCCGATACGCATGATGGACGAACTCAAAGACTTTGTCCAGAATAATAATGTAGAGATCGCCGTACTTACGATTCCGAAGGAAAAGGCGATCGAGGTGGCAAACATGCTTGTAGAAAATGGTGTGCGCGCGATCTGGAATTTTGCGCATACCGATCTGAATCTGCCTGACCACATTATCGTCGAGAATGTTCACCTGTCTGAAAGCCTCATGAGGCTGTCTTACAATATCAGCCGTTACAACGATGAGCACAGCGGCAAAAAATAA
- a CDS encoding bifunctional ADP-dependent NAD(P)H-hydrate dehydratase/NAD(P)H-hydrate epimerase, whose product MKYLLNASQMKRADEYTTGRLRIPSLELMERAAAGCVDHMEESGLDLTNVCVVCGTGNNGGDGFAAARMLTEKGHRVTAVLCGEEEHCTKETKEQIKRLRQTGAAITTEFREDSYSVVIDALFGVGLNREIEGKRRELIDAMNRSGGFKLAVDIPSGVCADSGAVMGTAFRADATVTFQEMKLGMELYPGKEYAGKTVTVNIGIDTSEIKKEKDAAFTYECGEYKSLLPVRRADSNKGTYGRVLVIAGSRGMSGAAYLNARAAYTAGAGLVQIYTSEDNRVILQTQLPEAIIRTYDFYDEVELLKLLNWADVVSVGSGIGTSDKSRKILRTVMENVEVPCVIDADGLNLIADHKKYLDRLRHENFIFTPHMKEMSRMTGKDIPQLRARRIEILREFAEEYSVTCVLKDARTVTMPAGGRPYVNLSGNASMAKAGSGDVLAGIIAGLLAQGLDLTDAAVLGTYLHGRAGELASRDKGSYSVMASDLIEYTGRAMKEEEDR is encoded by the coding sequence ATGAAATATTTACTGAATGCATCCCAGATGAAGCGCGCAGACGAGTATACGACCGGCCGGCTTCGGATTCCGTCACTGGAACTGATGGAGCGTGCCGCGGCCGGGTGTGTGGATCACATGGAAGAAAGCGGCCTGGACCTGACAAATGTGTGCGTAGTATGCGGGACCGGAAACAATGGCGGCGACGGCTTTGCGGCCGCAAGGATGCTGACAGAAAAAGGGCACAGGGTCACGGCTGTTCTCTGCGGGGAAGAAGAACACTGCACAAAGGAGACAAAGGAGCAGATAAAGCGGCTGAGGCAGACGGGCGCCGCAATCACTACGGAATTCAGGGAAGACAGCTACAGTGTGGTCATTGATGCACTGTTCGGCGTCGGATTAAACCGTGAGATCGAAGGAAAACGCAGGGAGCTTATTGACGCCATGAACCGCTCCGGGGGATTTAAGCTGGCGGTCGACATTCCGTCCGGCGTGTGCGCGGACAGCGGCGCTGTCATGGGGACTGCCTTTCGGGCGGACGCGACAGTGACGTTCCAGGAGATGAAGCTTGGCATGGAATTATATCCGGGAAAAGAGTATGCTGGTAAGACAGTGACAGTCAATATAGGGATAGATACGTCAGAGATAAAAAAGGAAAAAGACGCGGCATTTACGTATGAATGCGGTGAGTATAAAAGCCTGCTTCCGGTGCGCAGGGCGGATTCCAACAAAGGTACTTATGGCAGGGTGCTGGTCATCGCGGGAAGCAGGGGCATGTCGGGGGCGGCTTACCTGAATGCCAGAGCAGCGTATACGGCGGGCGCGGGACTCGTTCAGATCTATACGTCGGAGGATAACCGCGTGATACTGCAGACGCAGCTGCCCGAGGCCATCATCAGGACATATGACTTTTACGATGAAGTGGAATTGTTAAAGCTCCTGAACTGGGCTGATGTCGTAAGTGTCGGTTCAGGGATCGGAACGAGTGACAAATCACGAAAGATACTCAGGACGGTTATGGAGAATGTGGAGGTGCCGTGTGTGATAGACGCGGACGGACTGAATCTGATAGCAGACCATAAGAAGTATCTTGACCGGCTGAGGCATGAAAACTTTATATTCACCCCCCACATGAAAGAAATGTCCCGTATGACAGGCAAAGATATTCCGCAGCTGAGAGCGCGCAGAATAGAGATACTGCGTGAATTTGCAGAAGAGTACAGTGTCACGTGTGTGCTTAAGGATGCCCGGACAGTTACCATGCCTGCGGGAGGCCGTCCTTATGTGAATCTGTCCGGAAATGCATCTATGGCCAAGGCCGGTTCAGGTGATGTGCTCGCCGGTATAATTGCCGGTCTGCTCGCGCAGGGACTGGACCTGACAGACGCCGCAGTGCTTGGGACATATCTTCACGGCAGGGCGGGAGAACTGGCAAGCCGTGACAAGGGGAGTTACAGTGTCATGGCCTCTGACCTGATCGAATACACAGGGAGAGCCATGAAGGAAGAGGAGGACAGATAG